CCCGTGCTCGACGAACCTGACGTACCCCTCCGATCGTATGCCTTGCCGCTTCGCGGGATCAGCCCGCTCGCTCCGCCTCCGCGAGGAGCCCGCACCGCGCGGCACGCGGTGCGGACATGCATGAGAAATCGATCCCGCAGCGAGGAAGCCGCTGAGGTTCCGTCACCCGACCCACTGCTCAAGCCAAGATGAAAAACAGGCGGTTAGGCTGCGGGTATGCGCGTATTGGCTCTGCTGGACGGGACGTTGGCCGACCCCGAAGCGCCGTTGATGCGGGCCGACGACCTGTCGGTCACCCGTGGCGACGGCATCTTCGAAACGATCTTGGTGGTGGCGCGGGACGCCCGCGAGATGGGGCCGCACCTGGACCGGCTGGAGCGCTCCGGCGCGCTGCTGGACATCCCCACCCCGCCGCGCGCCGTGTGGGAGCGCGCCGCGCAGGCCGTGATCGACGCGTGGCCGTGGGAGACCGACCGCGAGATGGCCCTCAAGCTCGTGTGCAGCCGGGGCGTCGACGGCGGCGACGGCACGCCCACCGGGTTCGCCATGGGCTCCCCGGTCGGGCCGGACACGCTGCGCAAGCGCCGCGACGGCCTGGTCGCGGTGACGCTCGACCGCGGGTTCGCGCCGGACCTCAAGGAGCGCGCGCCGTGGCTGCTGCTGTCGGCGAAGACCCTGTCGTACGCGGTGAACATGGCCGCGCTGCGGGAAGCGGAACGCCGCGGCGCCGACGAGGTGATCTTCACGGCCACCGACGGATCGGTGCTGGAAGGCCCCACGTCGGCGGTGGTGCTGGCCCGCGGCAAGACGCTGATCACGCCCCCGCCGAGCACCGGCATCCTGCCCGGCACCACGCAGGGCGCCCTGTTCCGGGCCGCGGAGAAGGCCGGTTGGGAGACGAAGGTCGAGCCCTTCGACCAGGCTGAGCTGCGCACCGCCGACGGGGTGTGGATGACCTCCAGCGTCCGGTTGGTCACCCCGGTGCACACCCTCGACGGCACACCGATCAAGGCGGACCCGGAGCTGCACCGGGAGCTCACCGGCCTCTACGAATCCCTCTACTGACGAGAGCGGCCCCGCGACCTCGGGGAGGTCGCGGGGCCGGTCGTCAGCCGACGACGCGTTCGAGCTTCGCGGACAGCCGGGGCTGCAGTTCGTGCTCCGAAGTGGCGCGTTCCTCCACGTAGGCCAGCGACCCGTCGACCACGCCGTAGAGCCGGCTCGCGGCCGTCGCGTCCTCGGCGGTGGGAGTGCGGATCACCGCGTCCGTGGCAAGCTGCCACGTCGTCTTGTTCCGCTGCTGCCCGAAGAACATCTCGGAGATGCCGGTGCTGTGCACCAACAGGAGTTCGATCGTGTCGTCGGGCTGCGGTCGCCACCAGCCGACCTCGCGGAACGCGGGGGCCACCACCGAGCCGCCCTCGCCGTCGAGCCGCCACGCCCTGCTCTCGTAGTACAGGAACGGGCGCCCGTCGTGGGCGAAGGTGACCTGCTGCAGGAAGCGGTAGCTCTCGTCCTGCGACGGGTGCGCCGCCTCGCCCTCGCCGCGCCACACGCCGACCAGCGGCAGCAGCATCAGGCAGGCGCTGTGCAGGTCGGGGCCTTCGCGGAGGTTCGCGGTGTCGCCGACACCGGGCAGGTCGTCGAAGGACGGAACGTTGCGCTCGCGGGTGACCTCGGCACGCTCGGCGGCGGCCTGCACGGCCGCGTCGCCGCTACCGGGCTCCGGCTGGTTGGACGTCGTGGTCATCGTTCGCAGATTACCCGCGACACCGGTGCGGCAAGCCTCGCGGGTCAGTCGTTGTACAGCCGGAACAGCACGTACCCGGCGAACCACAGGACCATGATCGTGGCGATGACGAGCAGCGAGACGAGGCCGTAGTGCAGGAAAGGTATGAGTTCCACGCGCAAAGGATAACCACCGCGAGCGCCCCGTGGAGTGTGGCGTCGGGCATGATTCCGGAGCACAGATCGCCAGAGCAGGGGGGAACCGGGCCGCATGACCGATTTCGACACGCTGCGCGAGCACGCGCTGGCGTTCCGGGAGGATCTGCTCGCGCGCAAGGAGAAGCTCGCGCCCGCCGAGTTCGACTGGTACCCGTACGACACGATGGCGAACATCTTCCACCTGGACCGGTTGCTGTCCGGTCCGAACCGGTCGGTGTTCGACACCCTCGCCGGGAGC
This window of the Saccharopolyspora gloriosae genome carries:
- a CDS encoding aminodeoxychorismate lyase; protein product: MRVLALLDGTLADPEAPLMRADDLSVTRGDGIFETILVVARDAREMGPHLDRLERSGALLDIPTPPRAVWERAAQAVIDAWPWETDREMALKLVCSRGVDGGDGTPTGFAMGSPVGPDTLRKRRDGLVAVTLDRGFAPDLKERAPWLLLSAKTLSYAVNMAALREAERRGADEVIFTATDGSVLEGPTSAVVLARGKTLITPPPSTGILPGTTQGALFRAAEKAGWETKVEPFDQAELRTADGVWMTSSVRLVTPVHTLDGTPIKADPELHRELTGLYESLY
- a CDS encoding FABP family protein — its product is MTTTSNQPEPGSGDAAVQAAAERAEVTRERNVPSFDDLPGVGDTANLREGPDLHSACLMLLPLVGVWRGEGEAAHPSQDESYRFLQQVTFAHDGRPFLYYESRAWRLDGEGGSVVAPAFREVGWWRPQPDDTIELLLVHSTGISEMFFGQQRNKTTWQLATDAVIRTPTAEDATAASRLYGVVDGSLAYVEERATSEHELQPRLSAKLERVVG